The sequence below is a genomic window from Draconibacterium halophilum.
TAATGCAAACCTTATTCTGTTCGGTCAGGAATATAACGGCGAATCATATGCAATATGCTGTTCAGACCTTTTAATCAAGGATGAACCGCTTGACAATATTGTGATGGGTGATACGCTGGGAGATGGAAAGACATTCGATGGACATCCGGGAAAGCAATTCCACTATATGTTAGCCAATCCTCCATTCGGGGTAGAGTGGAAGCCTCAGAAGAATACTGTCGAAAAGGAATATAAGAACCTTGGCTTTACCGGTCGCTTTGGTCCCGGCCTACCCCGGATTAACGATGGTGCATTATTGTTCCTACTGCACATGATCTCGAAAATGCATCCAAGCCCTGCAAATGGTGGCGATGGTTCCAAAATCGCGATTGTGTTTAATGGTTCACCACTTTTTACCGGTGATGCTGGTTCAGGAGAGAGTAACATCCGACGCTGGATAATTGAAAACGACATGCTAGAAGCTGTAGTCGCTCTTCCTAATCAACTCTTTTACAATACAGGCATATACACCTATATTTGGTTGGTTACAAACCGAAAAACGGAGAAACGCAAAGGAAAGGTACAGTTGATAGACGGTACTAAGCACTACCAAAAAATGGGTAAGAGTTTAGGTGATAAACGTAACGAGCTGTCAGACGAGCATATACAGGAAATAACTCGCTTATACGGAGAGTTTGGACACGAAGCAGTATCTAAATTCCTATGCGAGGGTAAACCGGAAGAAAAGATAGCCTCAAAGATATTTGATAATCGCGAGTTCGGATATCTTAAGATGACAGTAGAACGCCCCCTACGCTTAAACTTTCTTGTCAATGACGAACGCATCCAAAGAGTTCCTGATCAGGCAGCATTTAGAGCCTTAGTACTAACAAAGAAGCGCAGGAATAAGGAAGAGATGGAGAAAGAGATTGAAGCCGGCAAAGCCTTACAGAATTCCATTATGGAAGTGCTAGAAGGAATGAAAAGCAACCAGTTGATAATGGATAGAGCAGTATTTGAGAAGATGCTTAGGAAAGAGATAAAACAAGCAGGTTTAAAGTTGGATGCTACTGTACAAAAAGCCATTGTATGGGCACTCTCAGAGCGTGATCCAGACGCCACAATTTGTAAAGACACTAGAGGAAATCCAGAGCCTGACCCATCATTGCGTGACACAGAATTGGTGCCATTAGCTGATAATATCGATTTACCTCTGCCGATGGAATACGATAAGAAAGCTAAGAACACAGAACTACTAGATATTGTAGAGGATCACTGCGAAACATACTTAGCAAAGGAAGTTCTTCCACACGTCTCAGATGCATGGATAGATCATAAGAAAACCAAAGTTGGGTATGAGATACCATTAAATCGCCACTTCTATGTATTCGAGCCACCAAGACAATTAGAAAATATTGAAAAGGATATCGAGACAATTGAAAAGGAAATATTGGGTCTTTTAAAAGAAATGAGAATATAAAGATGGGTTATAAATATAAAAAGTTCCAGGGTAGGTGGCTCCATAAAATTCCGGAGGAATGGGAATACGTCCCTACATTGAGGTATTTGGATTCATTGGTTGACTACAGAGGAAAAACACCGAAAAAGGTGGAGTCCGGCATCTTTTTGGTAACCGCAAAAAATATCAAAAATGGTATAATTAATTACGAACTATCAAAGGAATATATTGAGGAAGATAGTTATGAAGAAGTTATGAGGCGGGGAAAGCCAGAGATCAATGATATATTATTTACGACAGAGGCACCACTTGGAGAAATTGCTCTAGTAGACAAAGTGGACGTAGCTTTTGCACAAAGAATAATTAAATTCAGACCAAGAAAAGAATTTATAAACGCAATATACTTTAAGTATTATTTACAAAGTAAATTTTTTCAACAAAGCCTTTTATCGTTAGCAACAGGATCAACAGCGCTTGGAATTAAGTCAAGTAAATTGTGTCTTTTACGAACGTTAAAACCAAACATTTCAGAGCAAGAGCAAATCGCTAACTTCCTGGAGTACAAAACCACGCAGATAGACAATCTTATTGAGCATAAAGAAAATCTTCTAAAACTACTTGCAGAGAAGCGAACAGCGGTCATTACTCAAGCCGTAACCAAAGGAATAGAACCAAATGTGGAGATGACGGAAACAGGTATAGATTGGTTGGGAGAGATACCAAAGAATTGGAAAACTGTTACATTAAAATGGATTAGTTCAAGATATTCTGGTGGTACGCCTGATAAAACGAAGCCTGAGTTTTGGTACGATGGAAATATTCCTTGGTTTAATTCAGGCATTGTAAACAATTTATTCATCTCAGAACCATCGAATTATATCACAGAAGAGGGATACATAAAAAGCAGTGCAAAATATTTTGAACCAGGCGCACTTCTAATGGCGCTCGCAGGGCAAGGAAAAACGAAAGGTATGGTCGCACAAACAATGATAAAGGCGACTTGTAATCAATCACTCGCAGTTATTAATATTACAGATCAAGAACCTAAGTTTTATCTTTGGTGGCTAAACTCAAAATATAAACAAATCAGAGGAATGTCAAGTCAGGATGGAAGAGATGGCCTTAACCTGGAAATGATCGGCAATATCCCGTGCCCTATACCGCCACTGAATGAACAAAAAAGAATCTCAGATTATATAGAAACCGAAGTAAGAAAGATAGACTCGACGAATAGAAAAATACAACAAAGTATAACCCAGCTAAAAGAATATCGAGAGGCATTAATCAATGCGGCAGTTACAGGACAAATCGACGTAAGAGAGGAGAACGCCTATGAGTAAACACACCGAGATACGTTTTGAAGAAGCAATAGAACAGGCACTGGTCCCTTCAGGAGGTTATATTAAAGGAGATCCTAAGGCATATGATATTGATAAAGCCTTATTTCCAGGTGATGTAATTGGTTTTATCCAAGATACTCAGAAAAAGAAGTGGGAAGCACTTGTAGACATAATAGGAGATCGTGCAGAAGAAACACTTGTAAACGACCTTGTGAAAGAGTTAGGTTTGAAGGGATCTCTTCATGTGTTACGTCATGGATTTAAATGTTTCGGAAAAGCCTTTCGCTTAGCCTATTTTACACCTAACACAAAAATTAATAATCAGGCTTGGGAAGACTACGAGAAGAATATATTAACAGTAACTCGTCAGGTACATTTCAGCCCGAAGAATCCTGCCCTTTCTTTAGATGTAGTGCTATCATTAAACGGCTTGCCAGTGGTTACGTTGGAGCTTAAAAACCATATGACCGGTCAAACCATTGACAATGCTATACATCAATACAAGTTCGATCGTCACCCTGCTGATCCGATATTTCGTTTCAAAGAACGTGCCTTGGTACACTTTGCGGTTGACCCAGATCTGGTATCGATGACTACTAAACTTGCAGGTAAAGACACCTTCTTTCTTCCATTTAATAAGGGGCACAATTACGGAGCAGGTAATCCCCCTAACGATAACAACTACAAAACAGCCTACCTTTGGGAAGAGGTCTTGCAAAAGGATTCGCTCTTAGATATCCTCTCCCGGTTCATGCATTTACAAGTTGAAGAAAAGCAGGTAGTCACCAAGAAGGGTATCGTTCGCAAAACAAAGGAAACGATGATCTTTCCACGGTATCATCAATTAGATGCAGTTCGTTGTCTGGTAGGTGATTCGAAACATAAAGGCTCGGGACACAATTACTTAATACAACATTCAGCCGGTTCGGGCAAATCGAACTCTATAGCATGGCTTGCACATCGACTATCAAGTCTGCATAACGAACAGGATGAGAAAATCTTCGACTCTGTAATAGTAATAACAGACCGGAGGGTGCTTGATCAGCAGTTGCAAGACACAATCTACCAGTTTGAACACAAGCAAGGAGTAGTTAAAAAGATTGACGAGGATACAAAGCAACTAGCCAAAGCCTTATCAGGTGGAGTTCCGATAATCATATCTACCATACAAAAGTTTCCGTTCATCGCCCAGGCCATTGAAACCTTGGAGAAGAAAGGGGAAGGAGTAAAGATAGACACAGCAGGCAAAAGATTTGCAGTAATAGTAGATGAAGCGCACAGTTCGCAATCAGGTGAGAGTGCTATGGAATTGCGCAAGGTGTTGAATAGGGACGGTATACAGTCGGCTATAGCTGAACAGATTCTGGATATGGATGATGAAGAGCTATCAGACGAAGCAAAGGAAGCTATCCTTATGGAAATGCTAAAACGGCCGCAGCAGAAAAACATAAGTTATTTTGCATTTACAGCAACCCCAAAGTTTAAGACTCTTGCGGTCTTCAACGAGCCCGGAAAGACAGGTAAGTCACCATTTCACCACTATAGTATGAAGCAAGCTATACAAGAGGGCTTTATTATGGATGTGCTGGAAAAATATACAAACTACAAAACATACTGCGGACTTATAAAGTCAATTGAAGATGATCCCGAGGTGCCTAAAAAGAAGGCAGCCTTAGCTTTAGCTAGGTTTATGAGTTTACACCCACATAACATAAGCCAGAAAGTCGAAGTTATTGTAGAGCATTTTAGAGCATTTACAAAGCATAAGATCGGGGGAAGGGCTAAGGCTATGGTCGTAACACGTTCGAGGCTACACGCAGTTAAATACAAGCTTGAATTTGATCGTTACATAAAAGATAAAGGCTACACTGATGTTAAATCACTGGTTGCTTTTTCTGGCACTGTAATAGATCCTGACTTTCCGGATAAATCATACTCCGAAACCGGAATGAATCTGGGAGTAAAAGAGACGGAGTTACCCGAAAAATTCAGCACCGATGAATATCAGGTATTGTTAGTAGCCGAGAAATACCAGACAGGGTTTGATCAACCATTGCTACATACTATGTACGTAGATAAGCGTCTGTCGGGAATTCAAGCAGTACAAACACTCTCCCGGTTAAATAGAATCGCGTCAGGGAAGGAGGATACCTTTGTATTGGATTTCGAAAATGACCGGGAAGAGATATATGAGTCGTTTAAACCGTACTATGAGATAACAGAGAAGGGGCCAGATGGAGATCCCCATCAGCTCTACACTCTTCAGCATGGATTACAGGAGTATCGCGTATTTACCGAAGAAGAGATTACAGCACTTTGCGACGTATGGTTTAAAAACCGACAGGAACCTACACCCGGCGATCATAAGAAGATGAACAGCATCTTGGACAAGGCTATTGAGCGTTTTGGAGATTTGGAGGAACAGGAACAAGAAGAGTTTAAAAGTAAACTGGTGAGCTTTCGTAACCTTTATTCGTTCCTGTCGCAGGTAATACCTTATCAGGATTCAGACCTTGAAAAATTATATACGTATCTCCGCTTCTTAAACACAAAGCTTCCCAAACGTCAAACCGGAAAGTTTGAACTGGAAGACGAAGTAGAGCTTAAATACTACCGATTACAAAAGATAAGCGAAGGAAGTATAGATTTGGAAGCAGGCGAAGCAGAACAGCTATACGGCGCAACAGAAGTAGGTACCGGATCAGCTAAAGAAGAAGAGGTGCAACTATCGACGCTTGTAAATAAACTAAACGATCGCTTCGGCACAGAGTTTACATTAGCAGATCAGCTATTCTTCGACCAGGTTATAGAGACTGCAATGGAAGATGAAAAGATACGCGAAGCGGCGGAAGTTAATTCCTATGAGAACTTCATGTACTATTTCGGAAAGATGCTGGAAGGACTGTTTATAGAACGAATGGACGGTAACGAAGAGATCTTCACCAAGCTAATGAATGATGATAAAATGATGCAGGTAGCCGCCAAACAGGTAGGTAAGGATGTTTATAATCGGGTGCGGAAGTAAGAATTTAGAACTCCATTATTGCACTAAGCTAAAACAAACGAACACAATAGGACAGAGGATATGCAACCGAAAATTGAAAGATCTAATAAGAAAATTATATTTGAACAGATTGTAAAAAGAACTGATCCCTTTCGAGAAGATGGGAATAGGGGATATTAAATTTTCTTAGTAGTGTTTGGGATTTGAAGAGCATGCCTTCTGAAGATCCCCGGTTTAGCGATGCCGAGGGAGATATCATACAGCATACTGTAAATAACGAGGACTGGGATGTTGAATATCTTTTCATAGATAGATTGAAATTGCTGGAAGATGATACAGTTTTCATAAAATTTATAGAGAGTGTCGTCAGTCCGGGATTCAGAATTGATGAAGATGATATTGTTCATTATGTACTAGGAATTAATGATGTACTTCAGAGGGATAAGCTTCAACTAGCTGTCTCTGATTATGATAGAGAAAACCTTCCAGTTTATACAGTACGGGAATATGACGAAAGTGAACAGTATCCTATAGATTTAAAAAGGAACACGATACCAATATACGTAGATAAGAGTCCAAAAGGAAGAATTGATAGATATCAGAATCATAAAAAGCCGGAAGTATTTAACTCAATTGTTTTAGTATTTAATGAAGGATGGAATGACTATGGTGTACGTAGTCAATTTGCAATGTTCTTTTACGATTGGACTGGCAATCCATCATTAGTTGGATATGTGAAAATAATAATAAAAAATAATAACAATATTGATAGCATCCCAGAATCGTTCGTACAGTTAAATGACGATTACTGTTCACTAGGGATGAGTCTAGGGTATTATCAGAACCTGAGCAATTTACTAGGGAAGGAATTTTTAGGATTATTATTTGCTTTAAGAGATGCTGCTTTCTTTACAGAAACACACGAGAAGTTTGAAAAGGATGACAATTTTAATAACTCCTTACTGCGGTTTGATGAACAAGAAAGAACTCTTCGAGAAGCGAAGCACTTAGTTGCAGGATTAAGTCTAGATAATCTCTATTCATTTCAATATAAATTCATTCCTAAATATTCGAGAGAGGCGATAAATGTTGATTTCCAATTTGGAGAAGACAGTGAAATACCGAATAGAGTCTATGCTTTAATAGGGAAGAATGGTGCAGGGAAAACTCAA
It includes:
- a CDS encoding type I restriction-modification system subunit M; its protein translation is MTQNTHSELVGLIWNIANKLRGPYRPPQYRKVMLPMIVLRRLDCVLEENHEKVAKKYEQLKASGKYSDDVIDKMLAKTASGERKHPLYNTSNYTFRKLIADSENIARNLVAYINGFSPKAREIFEKFKFEDEIAKLDEANRLFMIVREFIHPEDGKTIDLHPERVTNLQMGYVFEELVRKFNEQANEEAGDHFTPREVIRLMANLIYTDEEDVYKSGIIRTIYDPTCGTGGMLSVSEEHIREQNPNANLILFGQEYNGESYAICCSDLLIKDEPLDNIVMGDTLGDGKTFDGHPGKQFHYMLANPPFGVEWKPQKNTVEKEYKNLGFTGRFGPGLPRINDGALLFLLHMISKMHPSPANGGDGSKIAIVFNGSPLFTGDAGSGESNIRRWIIENDMLEAVVALPNQLFYNTGIYTYIWLVTNRKTEKRKGKVQLIDGTKHYQKMGKSLGDKRNELSDEHIQEITRLYGEFGHEAVSKFLCEGKPEEKIASKIFDNREFGYLKMTVERPLRLNFLVNDERIQRVPDQAAFRALVLTKKRRNKEEMEKEIEAGKALQNSIMEVLEGMKSNQLIMDRAVFEKMLRKEIKQAGLKLDATVQKAIVWALSERDPDATICKDTRGNPEPDPSLRDTELVPLADNIDLPLPMEYDKKAKNTELLDIVEDHCETYLAKEVLPHVSDAWIDHKKTKVGYEIPLNRHFYVFEPPRQLENIEKDIETIEKEILGLLKEMRI
- a CDS encoding restriction endonuclease subunit S, whose protein sequence is MGYKYKKFQGRWLHKIPEEWEYVPTLRYLDSLVDYRGKTPKKVESGIFLVTAKNIKNGIINYELSKEYIEEDSYEEVMRRGKPEINDILFTTEAPLGEIALVDKVDVAFAQRIIKFRPRKEFINAIYFKYYLQSKFFQQSLLSLATGSTALGIKSSKLCLLRTLKPNISEQEQIANFLEYKTTQIDNLIEHKENLLKLLAEKRTAVITQAVTKGIEPNVEMTETGIDWLGEIPKNWKTVTLKWISSRYSGGTPDKTKPEFWYDGNIPWFNSGIVNNLFISEPSNYITEEGYIKSSAKYFEPGALLMALAGQGKTKGMVAQTMIKATCNQSLAVINITDQEPKFYLWWLNSKYKQIRGMSSQDGRDGLNLEMIGNIPCPIPPLNEQKRISDYIETEVRKIDSTNRKIQQSITQLKEYREALINAAVTGQIDVREENAYE
- a CDS encoding type I restriction endonuclease subunit R produces the protein MSKHTEIRFEEAIEQALVPSGGYIKGDPKAYDIDKALFPGDVIGFIQDTQKKKWEALVDIIGDRAEETLVNDLVKELGLKGSLHVLRHGFKCFGKAFRLAYFTPNTKINNQAWEDYEKNILTVTRQVHFSPKNPALSLDVVLSLNGLPVVTLELKNHMTGQTIDNAIHQYKFDRHPADPIFRFKERALVHFAVDPDLVSMTTKLAGKDTFFLPFNKGHNYGAGNPPNDNNYKTAYLWEEVLQKDSLLDILSRFMHLQVEEKQVVTKKGIVRKTKETMIFPRYHQLDAVRCLVGDSKHKGSGHNYLIQHSAGSGKSNSIAWLAHRLSSLHNEQDEKIFDSVIVITDRRVLDQQLQDTIYQFEHKQGVVKKIDEDTKQLAKALSGGVPIIISTIQKFPFIAQAIETLEKKGEGVKIDTAGKRFAVIVDEAHSSQSGESAMELRKVLNRDGIQSAIAEQILDMDDEELSDEAKEAILMEMLKRPQQKNISYFAFTATPKFKTLAVFNEPGKTGKSPFHHYSMKQAIQEGFIMDVLEKYTNYKTYCGLIKSIEDDPEVPKKKAALALARFMSLHPHNISQKVEVIVEHFRAFTKHKIGGRAKAMVVTRSRLHAVKYKLEFDRYIKDKGYTDVKSLVAFSGTVIDPDFPDKSYSETGMNLGVKETELPEKFSTDEYQVLLVAEKYQTGFDQPLLHTMYVDKRLSGIQAVQTLSRLNRIASGKEDTFVLDFENDREEIYESFKPYYEITEKGPDGDPHQLYTLQHGLQEYRVFTEEEITALCDVWFKNRQEPTPGDHKKMNSILDKAIERFGDLEEQEQEEFKSKLVSFRNLYSFLSQVIPYQDSDLEKLYTYLRFLNTKLPKRQTGKFELEDEVELKYYRLQKISEGSIDLEAGEAEQLYGATEVGTGSAKEEEVQLSTLVNKLNDRFGTEFTLADQLFFDQVIETAMEDEKIREAAEVNSYENFMYYFGKMLEGLFIERMDGNEEIFTKLMNDDKMMQVAAKQVGKDVYNRVRK
- a CDS encoding AbiJ-related protein, yielding MLNFLSSVWDLKSMPSEDPRFSDAEGDIIQHTVNNEDWDVEYLFIDRLKLLEDDTVFIKFIESVVSPGFRIDEDDIVHYVLGINDVLQRDKLQLAVSDYDRENLPVYTVREYDESEQYPIDLKRNTIPIYVDKSPKGRIDRYQNHKKPEVFNSIVLVFNEGWNDYGVRSQFAMFFYDWTGNPSLVGYVKIIIKNNNNIDSIPESFVQLNDDYCSLGMSLGYYQNLSNLLGKEFLGLLFALRDAAFFTETHEKFEKDDNFNNSLLRFDEQERTLREAKHLVAGLSLDNLYSFQYKFIPKYSREAINVDFQFGEDSEIPNRVYALIGKNGAGKTQLITSLPINIAERRDDCFDPTIPLFSRVIAVSYSIFDTFQIPKKMATFNYVYCGLRNEKGTMLTDQGLLLRFHNSWKKIEEIERINKWRRVLLNFIEEEVVSEFLIEREDITSRHNKYKVSLEGFGKARKKLSSGESIILYIITQIVANIRYDSLLLFDEPETHLHPNAITQLMNTIYSLVNEFQSYCILATHSPLVIRECLSRNVYIMERHENTPAIRKIGLESFGENLTVLAEEVFGNKDIPKYYKSIIDQLVGQKKSYEEIVGLIESDATPLSLNAKVYIKSVIRNTNA